In the genome of Pangasianodon hypophthalmus isolate fPanHyp1 chromosome 23, fPanHyp1.pri, whole genome shotgun sequence, one region contains:
- the cpsf1 gene encoding cleavage and polyadenylation specificity factor subunit 1 isoform X1, with translation MYAVFRQAHHPTAVEFSVYCNFISSEEKNLVVAGTSQLYVYRIIHDYESSAKSEKSSDGKSRKEKLEQVASFSLFGNVMSMASVQLVGTNRDALLLSFKDAKLSVVEYDPGTHDLKTLSLHFFEEPELRDGFVQNVHIPIVRVDPENRCAVMLVYGTQLVVLPFRKDTLTDEQEGIVGEGQKSSFLPSYIIDVRELDEKLLNIIDMKFLHGYYEPTLLILYEPNQTWPGRVAVRQDTCSIVAISLNIMQKVHPVIWSLSNLPFDCTQVMAVPKPIGGVVVFAVNSLLYLNQSVPPFGVSLNSQTNGTTAFPLRVQEEVKLTLDCSQAAFITSDKMVISLKGGEIYVLTLITDGMRSVRAFHFDKAAASVLTTCMVTMEPGFLFLGSRLGNSLLLRYTEKLQESATDDGKEKERDKEKDKQEEPPNKKKRMDSNTNWTAGKASMLDELDEIEVYGSEAQSGTQLATYSFEVCDSILNIGPCVNASMGEPAFLSEEFQSNPEPDLEVVVCSGYGKNGALSVLQRSIRPQVVTTFELPGCHDMWTVISNEEKPEQPPAEGESETQEDAEKQELTVEDEKNKHGFLILSREDSTMILQTGQEIMELDTSGFATQGPTVYAGNIGDNKYIIQVSPMGIRLLEGVTQLHFIPVDLGSPIIHCSVADPYVVIMTAEGVASMFVLKSDSYMGKTHRLALHKPHLHTQSRVITLCAYRDVSGMFTTENKVAFLTREETVSRSQSEAEPLIHDLGTTVDDEEEMLYGDSNPLTSPGKDEFSRSAAPSQSERPGAQSKHEPTHWCMVVRENGVMEIYQLPDWRLVFLVKNFPVGQRVLVDSSAGQSAAQGETKKEEVTRQGEIPLVKEVSLVSLGYNHSRPYLLAHVDQELLIYEAFPYDQQQGQSSNLKVRFKKMPHNINFREKKSKLKKDKKPEVPGEESAGVKGRVARFRYFKDISGYSGVFICGPSPHWMFVTSRGAMRLHPMTIDGPIESFSPFHNVNCPKGFLYFNKQGELRISVLPTYLSYDAPWPVRKIPLRCTVHYVNYHVESKVYAVCSSIKEPCTRIPRMTGEEKEYEVIDRDERYINPQQEKFSIQLISPVSWEAIPNTRIDLEEWEHVTCMKTVALKSQETVSGLKGYVAIGTCLMQGEEVTCRGRILILDVIEVVPEPGQPLTKNKFKVLYEKEQKGPVTALCHCNGYLVSAIGQKIFLWSLKDNELTGMAFIDTQLYIHQMYSIKNFILAADVMKSISLLRYQEESKTLSLVSRDAKPLEVYSIEFMVDNGQLGFLVSDRDKNLLVYMYLPEAKESFGGLRLLRRADFNAGAHVNTFWRMPCRGVLDPASKKALSWDNKHITWFATLDGGIGLLLPMQEKTYRRLLMLQNALTTMLPHHAGLNPKAFRMLHTDRRTLQNAVRNILDGELLNKYLYLSTMERSELAKKIGTTADIILEDLLEMDRVTAHF, from the exons ATGTACGCGGTGTTCCGTCAGGCCCATCACCCCACCGCCGTGGAGTTCTCCGTCTACTGCAACTTCATCTCCAGCGAGGAGAAGAACCTGGTGGTGGCAGGAACCTCGCAGCTCTACGTCTACAGGATCATCCACGACTATGAG agctCTGCAAAATCAGAGAAATCCTCAG ACGGTAAGAGCCGTAAGGAGAAGTTGGAGCAAGTGGCGTCGTTCTCCCTCTTCGGTAACGTCATGTCGATGGCCAGCGTGCAGCTCGTCGGGACGAACAGAGACGCCTTACTGCTCAGCTTTAAAGACGCCAAG CTGTCAGTGGTGGAGTACGACCCGGGGACACACGACCTCAAGACCCTCTCGCTGCACTTCTTTGAGGAGCCGGAGCTTCGG gaCGGTTTTGTGCAGAACGTACACATCCCCATCGTGCGCGTGGATCCGGAGAACCGCTGTGCGGTGATGCTGGTGTACGGCACGCAGCTCGTCGTCCTGCCCTTCAGGAAGGACACGCTGACCGACGAGCAGGAGGGGATCGTTGGAGAAGG GCAGAAGTCCAGTTTTCTCCCCAGCTACATCATTGACGTGCGTGAGCTCGATGAGAAGCTGCTGAACATCATCGATATGAAATTCCTGCACGGTTACTACGAGCCGACGCTTCTGATCCTGTACGAGCCCAATCAGACGTGGCCTGG GCGTGTTGCCGTGCGTCAGGACACGTGCAGCATCGTGGCCATCTCTCTGAACATCATGCAGAAGGTCCACCCCGTCATCTGGTCCCTCAGTAACCTGCCCTTCGACTGCACACAGGTCATGGCTGTGCCCAAGCCCATAG GTGGCGTGGTGGTGTTTGCCGTGAACTCGTTGCTGTACCTGAATCAGAGCGTCCCGCCTTTCGGGGTGTCACTCAACAGCCAGACCAATGGGACGACGGCGTTCCCTCTCC gtgttcAGGAGGAGGTGAAGCTCACGCTGGACTGCTCTCAGGCCGCCTTCATCACGTCTGATAAGATGGTCATCTCTCTGAAAGGAGGAGAAAT ttacgTCCTGACGCTCATAACAGACGGTATGAGAAGCGTGAGAGCGTTCCACTTCGACAAGGCAGCCGCCAGCGTCCTCACCACCTGT ATGGTGACGATGGAGCCGGGGTTCCTGTTCCTGGGCTCGAGATTGGGGAACTCTCTGCTGCTGAGGTACACCGAGAAACTGCAGGAGAGCGCCACGGACGACGGGAAAGAGAAGGAGCGAGACAAGGAGAAGGACAAACAG GAAGAACCACCGAATAAAAAGAAGCGCATGGACTCGAACACTAAttggacag caggaaAGGCCTCCATGTTGGATGAACTGGATGAGATTGAGGTTTATGGGAGTGAAGCTCAGTCAGGCACTCAGCTGGCCACCTACTCCTTCGAG GTGTGTGACAGCATCCTGAACATCGGGCCGTGTGTGAATGCGTCGATGGGAGAACCGGCTTTCCTTTCTGAAGAG TTCCAGAGTAACCCCGAGCCTGACCTGGAGGTGGTGGTGTGCTCCGGATACGGAAAAAACGGCGCCCTGTCGGTCCTACAG AGGAGCATCAGACCCCAGGTGGTCACGACCTTTGAACTCCCCGGGTGTCACGATATGTGGACGGTTATCTCTAATGAGGAGAAACCTGAGCAG CCTCCAGCAGAGGGCGAGAGCGAGACCCAGGAGGATGCAGAGAAACAGGAGCTCACTGTGgaagatgagaaaaacaaacatggcttCCTGATCCTGAGCAGAGAAGACTCCACCATG atccTGCAGACGGGGCAGGAGATCATGGAGCTGGACACGAGTGGATTTGCCACTCAGGGCCCCACCGTCTACGCCGGCAACATCGGAGACAATAAATACATCATCCAGGTGTCTCCGATGGGCATCAGACTGCTGGAGGGAG TGACGCAGCTTCACTTCATCCCCGTGGATCTGGGATCTCCCATAATCCACTGCTCCGTGGCCGACCCCTACGTAGTGATCATGACGGCTGAGGGAGTCGCCTCCATGTTCGTCCTGAAGAGCGACTCGTACATGGGCAAGACTCACCGCCTCGCCCTGCACAAGCCACACCTCCACACG CAGTCGCGTGTGATCACGCTGTGTGCGTACCGCGACGTGAGCGGCATGTTCACCACCGAGAACAAAGTCGCCTTCTTAACCAGAGAGGAAACGGTGAGCAGGAGCCAATCAGAGGCCGAGCCGCTCATCCACGACCTCGG tactaCAGTGGACGATGAGGAGGAGATGCTGTACGGAGACTCGAACCCTCTGACGAGCCCCGGTAAAGACGAGTTCAGTCGCTCCGCAGCTCCGTCGCAGTCCGAGCGTCCTGGAGCTCAGAGCAAACACGAGCCGACACACTGGTGTATGGTGGTGCGCGAGAACGGCGTCATGGAG ATCTACCAGCTGCCTGACTGGAGGTTGGTGTTCCTGGTGAAGAACTTCCCGGTTGGTCAGCGCGTGCTGGTGGACAGTTCAGCCGGCCAATCAGCCGCTCAGGGAGAGACAAAGAAGGAGGAAGTGACACGTCAGGGCGAGATCCCATTGGTTAAAGAGGTGTCGCTGGTGTCGCTGGGCTACAACCACAGCCGGCCCTACCtgctg GCTCATGTGGATCAGGAGCTGTTGATCTACGAGGCGTTTCCGTACGATCAGCAGCAGGGACAGAGCAGCAACCTCAAAGTGCGCTTTAAGaag atGCCTCACAATATTAACTTCAGAGAAAAGAAATCCAAACTGAAGAAGGACAAGAAGCCCGAGGTTCCCGGAGAGGAGAGCGCCGGGGTCAAAGGTCGCGTGGCGAGATTCAGATACTTTAAAGACATCTCAGGATATTCTGGA gtgtttATCTGTGGTCCTTCTCCTCACTGGATGTTCGTGACGTCTCGTGGTGCGATGAGGCTCCACCCCATGACCATAGACGGACCAATCGAGTCTTTCTCACCGTTCCACAACGTCAACTGTCCCAAAGGCTTCCTGTACTTCAAcaagcag ggTGAGCTGAGGATCAGTGTGTTACCTACCTACCTGTCGTACGACGCTCCGTGGCCCGTGAGGAAGATTCCTCTGCGCTGTACGGTTCACTACGTCAACTACCACGTGGAGTCCAAG gtgtacGCTGTGTGTAGCAGCATTAAGGAGCCGTGTACCCGAATCCCCAGGATGACGGGAGAGGAGAAGGAGTATGAGGTCATAGACAGAG acgaGCGGTATATTAATCCACAGCAGGAGAAATTCTCCATCCAGCTCATCTCACCTGTCAGCTGGGAGGCCATTCCTAACACACG gatcGATCTGGAGGAGTGGGAGCATGTGACGTGTATGAAGACGGTGGCGCTGAAGAGTCAGGAGACTGTGTCTGGTCTGAAGGGTTACGTTGCCATAGGAACCTGTTTAATGCAGGGAGAGGAGGTCACCTGCAGGGGccgg atcCTCATCCTGGACGTGATCGAGGTGGTACCGGAACCGGGTCAGCCCCTCACCAAGAACAAGTTCAAGGTTCTGTATGAGAAGGAGCAGAAGGGACCCGTTACGGCTCTGTGTCACTGTAACGGATACCTCGTCTCTGCAATCGGACAGAAg atcttCCTCTGGAGTCTGAAGGATAACGAGCTGACCGGTATGGCCTTCATAGACACGCAGCTCTACATCCATCAGATGTACAGCATCAAGAACTTCATCCTGGCAGCAGACGTGATGAAGAGCATCTCTCTGCTCCGCTACCAGGAGGAGAGCAAAACACTGTCACTCGTCAgcagg GATGCGAAGCCTCTGGAGGTCTACAGCATCGAGTTCATGGTGGACAACGGCCAGCTCGGCTTTCTGG TTTCTGACAGAGATAAAAACCTGCTGGTCTACATGTACCTGCCAGAAG ctaagGAAAGCTTCGGTGGCTTGCGTTTGTTACGTAGAGCTGATTTTAACGCTGGTGCTCATGTGAACACGTTCTGGAGGATGCCGTGTCGAGGAGTTCTGGATCCAGCCAGTAAAAAGGCTCTGAGCTGGGACAATAAACACATCACCTGGTTcg ccaCACTGGATGGAGGGATCGGGTTGTTGTTGCCGATGCAGGAGAAAACCTACCGCAGGTTGCTGATGTTACAGAACGCACTGACCACCATGCTGCCTCACCACGCCGGGCTGAACCCCAAAGCCTTCAG gatgcTGCACACTGACCGGCGGACGCTACAGAACGCCGTGCGGAACATTCTGGATGGAGAGCTGCTGAATAAGTACCTGTACCTGAGCACGATGGAGCGCAGCGAGCTGGCCAAGAAGATCGGCACCACGGCGGATATC ATTTTGGAGGATCTGCTGGAGATGGACCGAGTCACGGCTCACTTCTGA
- the cpsf1 gene encoding cleavage and polyadenylation specificity factor subunit 1 isoform X2 has product MYAVFRQAHHPTAVEFSVYCNFISSEEKNLVVAGTSQLYVYRIIHDYESSAKSEKSSDGKSRKEKLEQVASFSLFGNVMSMASVQLVGTNRDALLLSFKDAKLSVVEYDPGTHDLKTLSLHFFEEPELRDGFVQNVHIPIVRVDPENRCAVMLVYGTQLVVLPFRKDTLTDEQEGIVGEGQKSSFLPSYIIDVRELDEKLLNIIDMKFLHGYYEPTLLILYEPNQTWPGRVAVRQDTCSIVAISLNIMQKVHPVIWSLSNLPFDCTQVMAVPKPIGGVVVFAVNSLLYLNQSVPPFGVSLNSQTNGTTAFPLRVQEEVKLTLDCSQAAFITSDKMVISLKGGEIYVLTLITDGMRSVRAFHFDKAAASVLTTCMVTMEPGFLFLGSRLGNSLLLRYTEKLQESATDDGKEKERDKEKDKQEEPPNKKKRMDSNTNWTGKASMLDELDEIEVYGSEAQSGTQLATYSFEVCDSILNIGPCVNASMGEPAFLSEEFQSNPEPDLEVVVCSGYGKNGALSVLQRSIRPQVVTTFELPGCHDMWTVISNEEKPEQPPAEGESETQEDAEKQELTVEDEKNKHGFLILSREDSTMILQTGQEIMELDTSGFATQGPTVYAGNIGDNKYIIQVSPMGIRLLEGVTQLHFIPVDLGSPIIHCSVADPYVVIMTAEGVASMFVLKSDSYMGKTHRLALHKPHLHTQSRVITLCAYRDVSGMFTTENKVAFLTREETVSRSQSEAEPLIHDLGTTVDDEEEMLYGDSNPLTSPGKDEFSRSAAPSQSERPGAQSKHEPTHWCMVVRENGVMEIYQLPDWRLVFLVKNFPVGQRVLVDSSAGQSAAQGETKKEEVTRQGEIPLVKEVSLVSLGYNHSRPYLLAHVDQELLIYEAFPYDQQQGQSSNLKVRFKKMPHNINFREKKSKLKKDKKPEVPGEESAGVKGRVARFRYFKDISGYSGVFICGPSPHWMFVTSRGAMRLHPMTIDGPIESFSPFHNVNCPKGFLYFNKQGELRISVLPTYLSYDAPWPVRKIPLRCTVHYVNYHVESKVYAVCSSIKEPCTRIPRMTGEEKEYEVIDRDERYINPQQEKFSIQLISPVSWEAIPNTRIDLEEWEHVTCMKTVALKSQETVSGLKGYVAIGTCLMQGEEVTCRGRILILDVIEVVPEPGQPLTKNKFKVLYEKEQKGPVTALCHCNGYLVSAIGQKIFLWSLKDNELTGMAFIDTQLYIHQMYSIKNFILAADVMKSISLLRYQEESKTLSLVSRDAKPLEVYSIEFMVDNGQLGFLVSDRDKNLLVYMYLPEAKESFGGLRLLRRADFNAGAHVNTFWRMPCRGVLDPASKKALSWDNKHITWFATLDGGIGLLLPMQEKTYRRLLMLQNALTTMLPHHAGLNPKAFRMLHTDRRTLQNAVRNILDGELLNKYLYLSTMERSELAKKIGTTADIILEDLLEMDRVTAHF; this is encoded by the exons ATGTACGCGGTGTTCCGTCAGGCCCATCACCCCACCGCCGTGGAGTTCTCCGTCTACTGCAACTTCATCTCCAGCGAGGAGAAGAACCTGGTGGTGGCAGGAACCTCGCAGCTCTACGTCTACAGGATCATCCACGACTATGAG agctCTGCAAAATCAGAGAAATCCTCAG ACGGTAAGAGCCGTAAGGAGAAGTTGGAGCAAGTGGCGTCGTTCTCCCTCTTCGGTAACGTCATGTCGATGGCCAGCGTGCAGCTCGTCGGGACGAACAGAGACGCCTTACTGCTCAGCTTTAAAGACGCCAAG CTGTCAGTGGTGGAGTACGACCCGGGGACACACGACCTCAAGACCCTCTCGCTGCACTTCTTTGAGGAGCCGGAGCTTCGG gaCGGTTTTGTGCAGAACGTACACATCCCCATCGTGCGCGTGGATCCGGAGAACCGCTGTGCGGTGATGCTGGTGTACGGCACGCAGCTCGTCGTCCTGCCCTTCAGGAAGGACACGCTGACCGACGAGCAGGAGGGGATCGTTGGAGAAGG GCAGAAGTCCAGTTTTCTCCCCAGCTACATCATTGACGTGCGTGAGCTCGATGAGAAGCTGCTGAACATCATCGATATGAAATTCCTGCACGGTTACTACGAGCCGACGCTTCTGATCCTGTACGAGCCCAATCAGACGTGGCCTGG GCGTGTTGCCGTGCGTCAGGACACGTGCAGCATCGTGGCCATCTCTCTGAACATCATGCAGAAGGTCCACCCCGTCATCTGGTCCCTCAGTAACCTGCCCTTCGACTGCACACAGGTCATGGCTGTGCCCAAGCCCATAG GTGGCGTGGTGGTGTTTGCCGTGAACTCGTTGCTGTACCTGAATCAGAGCGTCCCGCCTTTCGGGGTGTCACTCAACAGCCAGACCAATGGGACGACGGCGTTCCCTCTCC gtgttcAGGAGGAGGTGAAGCTCACGCTGGACTGCTCTCAGGCCGCCTTCATCACGTCTGATAAGATGGTCATCTCTCTGAAAGGAGGAGAAAT ttacgTCCTGACGCTCATAACAGACGGTATGAGAAGCGTGAGAGCGTTCCACTTCGACAAGGCAGCCGCCAGCGTCCTCACCACCTGT ATGGTGACGATGGAGCCGGGGTTCCTGTTCCTGGGCTCGAGATTGGGGAACTCTCTGCTGCTGAGGTACACCGAGAAACTGCAGGAGAGCGCCACGGACGACGGGAAAGAGAAGGAGCGAGACAAGGAGAAGGACAAACAG GAAGAACCACCGAATAAAAAGAAGCGCATGGACTCGAACACTAAttggacag gaaAGGCCTCCATGTTGGATGAACTGGATGAGATTGAGGTTTATGGGAGTGAAGCTCAGTCAGGCACTCAGCTGGCCACCTACTCCTTCGAG GTGTGTGACAGCATCCTGAACATCGGGCCGTGTGTGAATGCGTCGATGGGAGAACCGGCTTTCCTTTCTGAAGAG TTCCAGAGTAACCCCGAGCCTGACCTGGAGGTGGTGGTGTGCTCCGGATACGGAAAAAACGGCGCCCTGTCGGTCCTACAG AGGAGCATCAGACCCCAGGTGGTCACGACCTTTGAACTCCCCGGGTGTCACGATATGTGGACGGTTATCTCTAATGAGGAGAAACCTGAGCAG CCTCCAGCAGAGGGCGAGAGCGAGACCCAGGAGGATGCAGAGAAACAGGAGCTCACTGTGgaagatgagaaaaacaaacatggcttCCTGATCCTGAGCAGAGAAGACTCCACCATG atccTGCAGACGGGGCAGGAGATCATGGAGCTGGACACGAGTGGATTTGCCACTCAGGGCCCCACCGTCTACGCCGGCAACATCGGAGACAATAAATACATCATCCAGGTGTCTCCGATGGGCATCAGACTGCTGGAGGGAG TGACGCAGCTTCACTTCATCCCCGTGGATCTGGGATCTCCCATAATCCACTGCTCCGTGGCCGACCCCTACGTAGTGATCATGACGGCTGAGGGAGTCGCCTCCATGTTCGTCCTGAAGAGCGACTCGTACATGGGCAAGACTCACCGCCTCGCCCTGCACAAGCCACACCTCCACACG CAGTCGCGTGTGATCACGCTGTGTGCGTACCGCGACGTGAGCGGCATGTTCACCACCGAGAACAAAGTCGCCTTCTTAACCAGAGAGGAAACGGTGAGCAGGAGCCAATCAGAGGCCGAGCCGCTCATCCACGACCTCGG tactaCAGTGGACGATGAGGAGGAGATGCTGTACGGAGACTCGAACCCTCTGACGAGCCCCGGTAAAGACGAGTTCAGTCGCTCCGCAGCTCCGTCGCAGTCCGAGCGTCCTGGAGCTCAGAGCAAACACGAGCCGACACACTGGTGTATGGTGGTGCGCGAGAACGGCGTCATGGAG ATCTACCAGCTGCCTGACTGGAGGTTGGTGTTCCTGGTGAAGAACTTCCCGGTTGGTCAGCGCGTGCTGGTGGACAGTTCAGCCGGCCAATCAGCCGCTCAGGGAGAGACAAAGAAGGAGGAAGTGACACGTCAGGGCGAGATCCCATTGGTTAAAGAGGTGTCGCTGGTGTCGCTGGGCTACAACCACAGCCGGCCCTACCtgctg GCTCATGTGGATCAGGAGCTGTTGATCTACGAGGCGTTTCCGTACGATCAGCAGCAGGGACAGAGCAGCAACCTCAAAGTGCGCTTTAAGaag atGCCTCACAATATTAACTTCAGAGAAAAGAAATCCAAACTGAAGAAGGACAAGAAGCCCGAGGTTCCCGGAGAGGAGAGCGCCGGGGTCAAAGGTCGCGTGGCGAGATTCAGATACTTTAAAGACATCTCAGGATATTCTGGA gtgtttATCTGTGGTCCTTCTCCTCACTGGATGTTCGTGACGTCTCGTGGTGCGATGAGGCTCCACCCCATGACCATAGACGGACCAATCGAGTCTTTCTCACCGTTCCACAACGTCAACTGTCCCAAAGGCTTCCTGTACTTCAAcaagcag ggTGAGCTGAGGATCAGTGTGTTACCTACCTACCTGTCGTACGACGCTCCGTGGCCCGTGAGGAAGATTCCTCTGCGCTGTACGGTTCACTACGTCAACTACCACGTGGAGTCCAAG gtgtacGCTGTGTGTAGCAGCATTAAGGAGCCGTGTACCCGAATCCCCAGGATGACGGGAGAGGAGAAGGAGTATGAGGTCATAGACAGAG acgaGCGGTATATTAATCCACAGCAGGAGAAATTCTCCATCCAGCTCATCTCACCTGTCAGCTGGGAGGCCATTCCTAACACACG gatcGATCTGGAGGAGTGGGAGCATGTGACGTGTATGAAGACGGTGGCGCTGAAGAGTCAGGAGACTGTGTCTGGTCTGAAGGGTTACGTTGCCATAGGAACCTGTTTAATGCAGGGAGAGGAGGTCACCTGCAGGGGccgg atcCTCATCCTGGACGTGATCGAGGTGGTACCGGAACCGGGTCAGCCCCTCACCAAGAACAAGTTCAAGGTTCTGTATGAGAAGGAGCAGAAGGGACCCGTTACGGCTCTGTGTCACTGTAACGGATACCTCGTCTCTGCAATCGGACAGAAg atcttCCTCTGGAGTCTGAAGGATAACGAGCTGACCGGTATGGCCTTCATAGACACGCAGCTCTACATCCATCAGATGTACAGCATCAAGAACTTCATCCTGGCAGCAGACGTGATGAAGAGCATCTCTCTGCTCCGCTACCAGGAGGAGAGCAAAACACTGTCACTCGTCAgcagg GATGCGAAGCCTCTGGAGGTCTACAGCATCGAGTTCATGGTGGACAACGGCCAGCTCGGCTTTCTGG TTTCTGACAGAGATAAAAACCTGCTGGTCTACATGTACCTGCCAGAAG ctaagGAAAGCTTCGGTGGCTTGCGTTTGTTACGTAGAGCTGATTTTAACGCTGGTGCTCATGTGAACACGTTCTGGAGGATGCCGTGTCGAGGAGTTCTGGATCCAGCCAGTAAAAAGGCTCTGAGCTGGGACAATAAACACATCACCTGGTTcg ccaCACTGGATGGAGGGATCGGGTTGTTGTTGCCGATGCAGGAGAAAACCTACCGCAGGTTGCTGATGTTACAGAACGCACTGACCACCATGCTGCCTCACCACGCCGGGCTGAACCCCAAAGCCTTCAG gatgcTGCACACTGACCGGCGGACGCTACAGAACGCCGTGCGGAACATTCTGGATGGAGAGCTGCTGAATAAGTACCTGTACCTGAGCACGATGGAGCGCAGCGAGCTGGCCAAGAAGATCGGCACCACGGCGGATATC ATTTTGGAGGATCTGCTGGAGATGGACCGAGTCACGGCTCACTTCTGA